The sequence AAGAAATGGATGAGGAACATTGCATAGAGACAAGCTTCGTTGTACACATTGTGGAAAAAGAAGACATCTGAAGGACCACTGTTGGATACTTCATCCAAGCCTACGTCCAAAAGAGCTTCGTGCTAAGCCTTCTGTCAATATGAGAGGATCCAAAGGATAAACTTATTACTGAACTCCAACATCAAATAGCTGCTCATCAAGTCTGTTTCAGCTGTTAACCAGGGAGGCCAATCAAGTACATCTTATAACAATCATGCCTCTCAGACATCCTAGATTATTGACTCAAGGGCATCTGACCACATAACGGGTACAGCCAATGGATATAACTCTCACACCCCCTACAATAATTTAGTTTTGGCTGATTGTCCTTTTTTAAAGCATTAGGAAAAGGAAATCTTCATCTTTCTAATACCTTGTCCATCGCATTTGTCATTCATGTACCATCTTCTTCATCCAATCTTCTCTCAATAAGCTATGTAACCAAACAATTGAATTGATGTATCATTTTTTAACCATCCTACTGTGTTATCCAAGATATGCCAACGAAGAAGATGattggtggtggtcctgaagagaAAGGATTTCATCTTCTAAATCAAGGAACTTCTAACTCTGCCTATGTTTCTACTTTTCACATGGACAATAAGGATCGGGTGACACTCTAACACTCccatttaagacatctatcatgTCTTTTGTTTCCTAGAAAATTCAATAAGAGCGACATGTTTACAATGCGACACTTGTTAGTTATCTAACCATTGTAGACGTTGCATTCATTCAAATGTTTGGGGACCTACTCTAATTTCTGTATTTGGCTTCAAATATTTCTTATCATTTATTGATGAATACTCTAGATATATATAGATTTATCTTTTAAAAAGTCGTGAAGAAGTTTCATCAATAATAAAAATGTGTCACCAAATGGTCTCCACCCAATAAAACTCCAATATAAAAACATTTTGATCAGACAATGCCCAAAAATATCTACACCATGATCTACATAAATATTTTCTTGATCATGAAATAGAATTTCAATCATCGTGTTCtaatacaccacaacaaaatggcgtAGCTGAACAAAAAATCCGACACTTATTAGAAGTTGCCCGATCATTATTACCAGGGACATCGGTACCAAAAACTTCTTGGGATTAGGCCTTCTTCTTGCTACACATATTATCAACCGAACTCCCACGAGATCAATTGGTGAATGTCAAAGCCAGATCAAATGCTCGTCTCAAGGATCTTTGTGCTAACCTTGGCATGAATGACATCCATGTTCCAGCTTGAGGGGGGGGTGTTAGTGTGTTTGTACACCTGTGGTGTACCATATCTTACTATATAGTTGTGTGTACACCTATAGTGTACCATATCATTTGTAATTAGTTTAGATAAGCTTTACAGCTAATATATTTTATCTTCAGCTGTAATATTTTTCCTTTAGATAGATGTGATTAGGGAGTGAGTTGTGATATAAGAAAAGTCCTCCCATTCCTCACATTTCTCTCTTTTATTCATTTTtcttacaagttacatcattCTTTAGTCTTAAAAGCAATTTTCCATTCATCTCTAGGACAAATTTTTATCTTGTAGTACCCACTTCACatatcaatcttcgaaaagattgTAGCATATGTCATCATGTCCAACATGTCATCTAGACATGGAATAGGAAAACAGTACTTAATCGTTATCTTGTTGATGACACATTGTCAACACATCCACTGACTGCTATCCTTTTTTATGTCAACAGTGTCGGCGCAACACACGAGTTGAGGCTTCACGAATGAAACCTATCAACAAAGCTCTGCATTCCCTGTCGAGTCCATTCGTTATGCTAGAAGATATGCTAATGGCACtccaaacatcaaatcaatcGCGTGTTAAATGTCGCATACGAGTGGAAGCGCACTCAGTAATTCATCGAGGACCAAATCCTAAAATTAGGACAAAATGTCCTGAATCTCAAGTGGTTGGACAACAACATTACCAATTGGATCAATCTTGCATCCTCCCAGAGCATACATGATTCCCCGTTCCCGACTTTCCTCCACAAATTGAGCCCCACTCAACACTATAACGCCAACTTCGCCTCTTTGGATAGCCATCCTACATAAGGTCAAGTGTAATGGGCTTTCCTTCGTACATATAGCTATACGTGTTCTGGCAACATAAGGAAGAGAATGGATTGGTTTAgggatttcttttttttatttaggtAATGAAAAAGGTTTTGGAAAGGCTGGGTACTAGATAGGGTATGAACTGCTTACTAGTGAAATTTGGTATAAAATAGGGTGATGGTCTAGGTGAGATGGAGATTATACATGATCTATGGTGGAAGGGTTGAATCTATAGGCTTGTTTAGAGGAATTGAGGATAGGTTTGAGATGAATATTGGGACAAAACTTGTAAAAAGAATAtggggaagaaagaaaagagaaaagtaaAAGAGCAGGTCCCAAGAGCagaacttgctttgataccaaaataATGCAACTAGATTAAAGAATAACTAATTATAATATGATCCAACATAACACATTGAGAGTTTGAATCACATAGAGAAAAGATGCAGTGACAGTGAGCAATGTCAACAATCCTCTAGTGTTGGTGGAAAGAAATACATGAATTGTGCGTGTTCAGTTAGACGTGTGTGAATATGATACACCATACTTTTTCAGAAGAGAGATGTAGTGCACTCAGTATGAAAACCTTTCCACACACCGGGACTCTTAGGCATCTACATCACTTACCAGAACTATCCATTAGGTCCAATACACTCTTCTTTTGTTTTGACATAAAAACCACAGCAGTGGGATTGTCCTAAACATCTGTGACTAGAGCCGTCTCCAATAAACAATCCCGTCCATCGAATTTTCATGCCACTTGACTATATGCCAGAGCATCCGAGCATTACAATCTTTTCAAGAGTGGACCGAACCTAATGGATGATACAGATAGATTATGTAGACAGGGACAGGTCCAAATGTGACAATGTGCATGGAGAGGTTACCACGCATTCAGTCCACCGGATCATTTCTCTTTCCAGAATATGTTATAATTCCTCTAATGATCAGACATCAAATAATCCGCACAAATACCAAGaaatagaaatttttaaaaaataataataataatctacccatttttttaatttcaagataccacttaaaaatgcagggaaaaaaaaaaggaaagaaagaaggattCTGACATCAATTACCTTATCGTTCACATTGGCACCTTTAAGCCTTTGGGTGTAGATGGATCGTCCCGGAATCACAATGTACTGACGGGACCCAACCTGCAATCGAAGAaattaattaaagaaaaaaagatttaaaaaatggaaaattttaacaaaataagAACCACCTGAGCTTCAACCCtataatctaaaaaaaataacaaaagaaaaacatataATAAAATTTCCCTGAGAATTGAAAAAAGGACACAAAATGCTACACGAGTACACTCTCTATTACCAAAAGCAATAAAAAGGGGTGTATGCATCAAAAACTGGGGTAAGTTTCTCAAGAaatacatagagagagagagagagtacaatGCTCGAGCCAAAACATCAGAACAGTACAGTTCAGGATTTAATTTTGGGTAAGTGGGGCCCAAGCTTCACTGATCCCAACCGTTGATAAAAGAAAACACTGCAAACCAAAGAAAATCCAAAAGTCcaacggctaggatcttccaatccaagggatttttaCAATGCACAAGCAATCCACGCCGAGGCCCAtcaaaccaatggtttggatcaccgaaccatggctCCAAGAATTGTAAAACGAGTATCTGGTACTGACCATGACAACAGCGAAAATCTCGACTCCTTTCTTCGGAACTTCACTCGATTCCTCGGCGAGTTGGGCGGGTTCGGAGTTGGGTTCTTGAATTTGGTCGGGTTCGACGATCTGGGTCGACTCGGAATCGGGTTCGGagtcgggttcggattcgggttcgaAGGCCTCGGCGTTGGCGGAGGAAGGCCTCCATCTatcagagaaaagaggagaaatggAAGAAGAGAAGATGGTGTTGGAGGAATGGAGAAGGGATTTGGAGAAAAGGGTGGTTGGGATTTGCTTCTGATGAAAGGTTGTGGGTGATACTATCAATGGGGAGGGTCTTGGCTGTAAGAATCCAACGGTGATGGAAGCCatggcccctctctctctctctctctctctctctctctgcagtaGCTGCCTTTCGGTTTCTTTCTAAGAGCTATCCTATCTGTAAGCGATGATGACAATGACTGATATACCCCTTGCCGTTATCACGAATCACGAGTTTTTCAGATGGGTTTTATGTTTTGGGCTGGACTTCTAACTTTCATGGGCCGGGCTGACCCACGGGCTTTGAGGAGTCGACCGCTTCGGATCGGGCTTGGGCTGGAAATATAAACCAGAGGACCGGCTACGCCTAAAGTTTAACCCGTTTAATAATTGGGCCGGATCGGGCCAGCCCGTTAAGATTTCAAGGGGTgcggatccctaactgtggggcccaccatgatttatgtaccttgcatccacgctgttcatctgttttgaaagctaattttaaggcatgatctcaaaaaggaagcaaattcaaaactcgggtggaccaccctacaggaaatagtggtaattaatCCCCAcaataaaaacttcttgggccaccaAAATGTTAATTTTCCGTCCAAACTTTTGATGatgtcacaaagatctggatgaagggccCACAAAAATATCAACCTTATCCACAACTTTTGTGACCcagaggaagtttttaatagtcaatcaccactgttttctgtggtgtggtccacctgacatttacatctacttcattttttggatcatgcctaaaatgagctttcaaaacaggTAGACATCGTGGATGGAaggcacataaatcaaggtgggccccacagttagggatctcACCCACCTCAATGGATCTGGGATCCACTTAAGCTACGCCTCTAAATGAAGAGCTAGAGCTGTAcgcgagttgaaccgagtcgagcttagcACAGCTTGGCTCAGCTAgtagctaaccctagcttggactCAACTCTGTTTGGtgctcgagcctgactggccagctcagttcGATTCGATAAGCCAATCGGGccaattcaagccaagttcgaccctGTAATACATTTTTTCAAACATATAGAGTCCATCTTCAAATTTCCACGGAATGCAAAATAGAAACAAGCTAACAGCAgcttacaggtatttcatcaaacattcggcgagcaacatcaaaatcatgatttgaggagaagttttttttgtaatgatttaTTTCGTattcattccttcctcgccactagcTGATCCGGCGGAGAATGtctgcacccgaaacaacactttattgagtcatttcatcaaacgctggCGAGCagcattaatatcaaaataatcaagtCATCGAGCCGATTCTATCCAagtcaattcgagttgaggttcgatctgagtcgagtcgagctcaggcaagctcaaactcagcccGAAATTTTTTCgatctcaaaaaatcagctcgaactcagtttcaaactgaaccgaatcaagctttttcaagtcaagtcaaacgagttaaccgagctaactcggttcatgtacacgtATCGCTTAGTTTGTACTTTGCAGGCTGGGCTTGGACAGACCCGACTGGGCCTATTGACAGCCCAAACTCTCAGGCTATTTTTTCACACCATTTAAGAAGTTGAAAAACGCTTGCCTGATTTTCTTGGGTAGGCTGGAGGATGACTTTTGCTGGGGATGGATAGAACGACTTTGTGTGGTTgagatccactccctccatcaagTATGCCACCCTATGTTTGGACCatggcccaagaatcaggccCTGTCCAAACAGTTTAGATGAAAGTCCTACCAGTAGAATTGTCTAAATTGTTCGTGGGGCCGTCAtggtgtgtatatgccatccaatccatgcatcTAGTGAGACACATCAAGATGAATGGATGCCCCAAAAAACAAGACAGTCCaagactcatgtggaccacatgtaAATTTAGAGCTTTTaatcatgattttacatggttgcATCTATTTAATCCTTGATTAGACTGATTTCCAAATgtactttaaaattaaaaaaaaaaaatttacacacaCCTTCCATACACCCatgcacgccgtagtgggatttcaccacctagaACCCAAGACCTCAAGTTTAAACTCCTTGGAGTCTACCACTTGGGCAAGGACGGGAACCCATTCCAAATGCACTCAATTAGCATAATTGGCCCGTGGACctacgtgggtcccacacaatGAGCGATCCTCCTCAAATGTTGCAAgctatcaagaccatccaaattgtcggTGCCATTGTTGATGGAGAATATATGTAAAATCACATTGATCGGGCAATATTAATTATCCAATTAATGGTTGTCTAAATATAGTTACAAGTAAATTAGTGGATGGTACAATTTTTAAAATAAACAATTACAATTAAattatttgatgaaatcatcTATACAAAAATAAACATGTTTGGTAATATATACATAATAGAAACAACTAGGTCAATAAATCCAATGGTTGAGCTACATCATATGAACACAAGTATTCAACTTGAAAGAACATTCTGAAAGTTTTCTAAATCATCTGctcatccacttatttctaaACCCGATAAATACCCTAGCCTTGTGCTTAAGTTATCTATGATCATCGGTTTTTTATCTAACGCGGTTTGATGGGACTCATTATACTTGTGATTAATACAAATAAGTTTGGAAAATGGTGTTTGGACTGTGATCCGTATGCACAATTATTTAGACAGATATGAAAACCTAAGTTGTGGAGATTACAAAGAAGAAAAGTAGGGTAGGTAAGCTTCTTCAAccctttttctttataaatacatGGTTTGATCACCTCACCTACatataaaataatagtaataataaaataataataattttaaaaaaaaaaagtcttattcacaTTGAAAAATTTTCCAAAAAGGTGTAAGGTGTGGAAGATCAAATTCATCTTTGCAGTAACATTGACAAATCAACATTAACAAGACTGCTCATGCAATTAATTATTGGGTCTCTATCATACAAACACAGTGGAATACAATAAAATACAATTTGATTATGAGACTCATCCTAAGAATCTTTGTTTGCAATAACATCAAATTTCTAAAATataacaatacacacacacacacacacacacacacatggagaTCATACATGCACGCGATGCGCATGAATAACTTGAATGTAATGTCAATTTGTCAAAGTCGATCTCTTAAACCCACGAGTCTCTCCCTGATTTATCTCAATACTGGAGAATAAAGATAACCCAACGTCCAATtgaatccttactcttgctctggtggtagactcctaggagtttcaatacccggtcaagggttcgattatccataggtggtgaaatcccactactgcatgagtgtgtaggggtgtgtgtgcgtgtttaaaaaataaaaaaataataagtaataataataataataataaaaccaacATCTAATTCTTTGATAAGTGGTGAAAAAGACGTATACTACCCACATGTGAGGACAATAGAaaaggatggagtggatctccgcTATCTCTTGGACTCTCTTTTTCCTCATGCTCACACATCACATGGGATGAAGATGTCTAGGGTTATCTCTTACTCTCCTCTTAGATGGGATCATATAAATAATGAGGGGTTGGGTTTCATAGGTGTACCTAGTATGGTGCTTCGCCACCCTATGAACTTTGGTTTAACTTATTGTAAATGAAGCATGTTAATTCACCTCATCCATGCATATATTCATGATTTAATCCTTTCATTGTCATGACATATTCAATAATGATCATATCACATGCCATTCAGAAGTGAACCATCAGCTCTGGGCCATTAAGCTATCATCAGGTATGATTAAAGTAGTTTTAACGGTAAAAACAAAAACTTCAATGGTTAAAAACCTTTGAAAATTCAATTAAAACATTCAAAGTGATGGGCCCAGTGAAAAACCTACTTAATTAATAATCTATGATCTATTCAGATCAAAGTCATAAACATGTTCCTAGGTAAACCAGTGGACCTCTTGTTAGTCCATGTAAGAATCAACCACTCTTGATAGAATTACCCAACTACGTCCACTTTATTGGCCCTTGCATAGACCTCGTAAGAAGAGCCAAAGCCGATCAGTCAAAATCGTGACCCTCACACGTCCTCAAGCCTAAGAATCCAACAATATTTCATCCATTATCCAGTCCTATTCCCACGATCATAGTCCAAGCTAATGGCCCCCAGATTGTTGATTTGATCTCAATCCGCTAATGTGAGTGACCAAAGGTCCGAAcctgtattatatatatacacactcacACTCTTGTATAGCATAAGGGCAAGGCGTAAACCGACAACAAGGTGGCTCCCGATAATGGAGATTGTCCATCTTAAACTCAAGTTGACTATACATCTTATGAACTGATGTCCACGGGTTTGTCTCATGCACTTCTGACGGTCATAGTTTAACAGGGTACCGAGATGCATGAACCACAACTCTCCCAAGTCAATGGCTATTATGTCTAATATTAAGTTACCAATGATCACTAGAAGAATTACTCCTCAACAAATCCAATGAGTGAGAGCAAGACTAAATCTGTCTAAGGCATATCACATGTCCAATTTAAGACCCATGATCACCATGATCAACGGCTGAGATCCACCCAATCACATCCACATGACTAGTAGACAAATGCACATATAGTTTTCTACGGCACCAACTCTAAAATCAATCATATCCAAGTTTGATCTCATCCATCTATGTATCTTTACATACTTTATAAATTTTATGTTACAGTTATTTCTGGAATTGGATCTTAATTATTATGTATTGTACACAATTCTAGAGCTTGTAGAGCCAAAAAACCCCATCGGTGGTATCAATTCTAGCAAGCAGATTAGCAGCTTTGACTGCTCTTTGTTTGCAGAAGCCCTAGATCATCTCTCAAACATATCCTatgttggatgatcctagccactgatCCCTAGACCTTTTTCAATTGAACGGGGACCATtgttatatttctcttcttaacaatTCTCCTGTAAATAAGACTTTTATCCAGCATAGACCACATCCATGTTAAGGCAGAAAAGATCATGTAGCCTAGACAATGAGAGCAGAACCCTTGCGGATTTGAAAATGCACTTAGCACCGTTAAAAATCTCGGGTTTAACCTTAAGCCTGATCCAGAGGAGTCATGGAGTGGCTTGTTCCACATCATTGCAAGTGTGGCCATGTTTCGAACCAATCTCTCAGTGGATAGAGAATGCCTCAAATATCTCCCAGATGAGAAGATCCTCAGCGACCAATGttattttcagttgaatgtggaccgttgctttATTTCTCTTCTCAACAGCCCATATCTAGGCAATAAATTGAGATGTTTGATCCACGGTGGGACAtagcagatcaatggtctggattactgaacaaTGGACTCCACTCGTCGAAACTGAAAAATTCAAGTCTTCCTATGCAAAGATGCAGGGACAACATACCATCCACACGCTTGATCTGATGGCCCAGCAGTTGATGGACCAGGATAATGTACCTACCGTCAAGTCCTAGCACTTTGGCTCACTAACAGAAGACTTTCTTGTCTGTGATGTTTTCCATGGTATGGCCAAATTAGACTGACTTCACAATTCTAATTATCCAACCTTCCAACACTCAGCAACTTTCCAAAGAAACCAGAGACCGGTTTCTAAGAATGTGAAGCCCACTGTTATATATggttatatccaatccgtccataaggtcgGTCCCTTCAACTTCACCCTTTATCCCAGATATCAGGCCAACCCaaatcatcagtgggccacaccacagggaaaattTGAGATGTGGACAGCCACCATGAAAACCTTCTAGATCGTGTGGGACCcaatgtgttttatatatgccgTCCAATCAACTCAGGAAATGCTCCACATGGGTGGACACCGAAAAAAACAGACCATTCCAAAATTCAGGTACACatgggactgatttttgggatccaaGAACGAGGGGGTGCAGATGATGTATAGATTGGATGTCATGgccaaatcatggtgggccccacacaaaacgCTATTGAGGAACCAGCCACAAGGAAACCAGTGAAATCCAAGCAGTCCATTAGGTGGTCCCACCATTTGATGATctaccccaaaaatcaagctggtccGCTCATCACATGGACCACAAAGTAGAAATAAATCAGAATTGGATTGCAATGACTTTGGCCATATCTTTTTGTAGCCATACATATCTTTCACAGATGATTGGAATCAGCTAAACGGCCTACTTTTGACCATAGGCATCAGCACAATGgaatgaacatgatggacggcttagatctcaCAACCATACATAACATTTGCGCATGGAGTGCGTACATCCACTGCCTCATCCATGCCTCTAGGATAAGAACCTCTGAGAAAACACTGCCAAATGCCTCTAGTTTTCTAATATGCCAACCATGCACGAGATCTAACCTACTcatgaggtgggacccaccatgaacaTGTCCTGTCTCATCAAGTGACCAACacatctgaaaaaaataaaaaaataaaacaaactcatctttttctaaccGTTGGTTTTTCTCATACATCCACAGCCTTTACTGTATGGATTtgactgatttttgtgccagagcATATGTTCATGATCAACCCCATCCAGTGACAGGCCCAGATCTCACTCCCTCATACCAAATCAGCATCTGCTCTGCATAGCCAGTCTTCAAGCTCTCCATACAAATCAGATTACCAATGCTAGTTCTTCATATTTCACGAATGAAAGCAGCAAAACAGATTTGTTTTTCCTCCAAGAAACACATTTTTTGGTGTAAGAAGATGCATTTGAAGGGGAGCTCCAGCTTGAAATCTCTTCGTTGGCTTTTAAGTAAGCTTTCAGTTGCGATAATCATCTCTTTGGAGGCGACTTCTAACAGAAACAACAGCAATTTATTCTCCAAAATAGCATAGCCGCAATCCCTTTGCACAGCATATCCATGGTCTTCAGTTCCTTGCATCAAAGTCAATCAACCTAATAAGCACAAAGATTTAAGAAAACAGTTCCACAGCTTTTCTCTATCCATAGAATCTCTAAATATGTCGTTCAGGAAAAAGTTCCAAGTAAATTCCAAATGACCCAAaccgagttgggtcgggttgtcaaggtcctcagtTTGGGTTCGGATTTGAAAAAGCCAATCCAATTTGAATTTGGCTTGGGCtcaggttgagcaaattcggGTTGGGAATAAACCGTGTATTTGGACCAAGTGgggtcaggttgggtcaagtATAGAGGACTTTAGGTTGGATTTGGGTTGGGCACCTCGGGTTGGAATTCAGGTCAAGTCGGGAtgcgggttgggtcctcttgaggtcaggttgGCTTCGGTTGATCGTCAACCCCACCCAACCTGCCCAAGCTGCACCCTTGGTAAATTCCTGTGTTTCAGACCTTGAAAAGCTTAGAAACGGTTTCCAAGAACCAGTTCCAGTTAAGGTCCATTTTTTTCGCTCTTGGTAAAAGGTTGGCTTGCAAATTCCAAGGAAATGGATTCCCTAGCATTtgtcacttttttcttttttccttcaaaaataaaaaatttacacacAGTAGAGTTCCTGGCAATTCTTTCCCAATACCCAAACACAGTTTTTGGATTCTACAAAATTCAATTCCCAGTACCCAGACCTGACAAACAGGATCTCTTTCTCAAGTATTTTGTTCCccagaaaaaaaattatttaataacTTCTTCTAAATTCTAGGGAGCGCTACAAGAATTGGACCCTTATAAGAATAGAAAACATGGACTGGGAACATCATGGTTAACAGACTCGGCGAATCAGACCGACTCGTTCAGTACGGAGTCAAGTCAGGACTCACCTGAGTCAGGCTGAATTGACCGGACTTGCCCGAGTTGTGACTCATCCAAGTCGGGAGTGACTCAGGTGTCGAACCAGGTCAGGTCCAAGTCCAAATTGCATCACTCCTATGACTCTTTAAAACCGTGGCTAACATCCTCATGAGTTGTCACGCACATCCCCTAAGCTTTTAATTGATGTGAGACATCAGATTATCGGACTGTCCATCCATTCATACCACAAGGGGGGAGCGAGGGTGAAAAAATCACACCAATgggatatccaatccatccaatcgaTAGCATAAAAAAATGACAGCCAAGAtaagagaagaaaaacaaaataggtccaatcgtCATCTTGAAACGTCTATtcaataggccccaccatggatttCTTATTATTCAGAAGCAGCACTTCGGTTTTATGCTGCTAACCACTCCATCTATGGCTAGTAAAAATGGACAGCTATAACAAGATGGAccacattcaaagggttaggatgatgcgattggc is a genomic window of Magnolia sinica isolate HGM2019 chromosome 15, MsV1, whole genome shotgun sequence containing:
- the LOC131227294 gene encoding large ribosomal subunit protein bL21c — translated: MASITVGFLQPRPSPLIVSPTTFHQKQIPTTLFSKSLLHSSNTIFSSSISPLFSDRWRPSSANAEAFEPESEPDSEPDSESTQIVEPDQIQEPNSEPAQLAEESSEVPKKGVEIFAVVMVGSRQYIVIPGRSIYTQRLKGANVNDKIILNKVLLVSTKSEAYIGKPVVSNAAVHAIVEEQGLNKKVVVFKYKKKKNYRRNIGHRQPNTRIRITGITGYEDFPASTLAAAA